The following coding sequences are from one Leptolyngbya sp. NIES-3755 window:
- a CDS encoding precorrin-8X methylmutase (similar to AA sequence:cyanobase_aa:LBDG_53940), producing MIDYIRNGDDIYRKSFSIIRAEANLDRLPADLAHVTVRLIHACGMTDLANDIEASPNAVEVGRKALENGAVILCDAQMVANGVTRKRLPAENSVICTLNDPTVPELAKAIDNTRSAAALELWKPMLAGSVIAIGNAPTALFRLLELLDEGALKPALILGFPVGFVGAAESKAELAANSRGVPFITLHGRRGGSAIAAAAINALAKREEI from the coding sequence ATGATTGACTACATTCGGAACGGTGACGATATTTACCGCAAGTCATTTTCAATTATTCGTGCAGAAGCAAACCTCGATCGCTTACCTGCGGATCTCGCTCATGTCACCGTTCGCCTGATTCACGCTTGCGGTATGACCGATTTAGCCAATGATATCGAAGCCTCTCCCAATGCCGTCGAAGTCGGAAGAAAAGCCCTTGAAAACGGTGCTGTGATTCTTTGCGATGCTCAAATGGTGGCGAATGGCGTGACTCGAAAACGATTACCAGCAGAAAATTCCGTGATTTGTACATTGAATGATCCGACTGTTCCAGAACTTGCAAAAGCGATCGACAATACGCGATCGGCAGCCGCTCTCGAACTCTGGAAACCGATGTTAGCTGGATCAGTGATCGCGATCGGGAATGCTCCCACTGCATTGTTCCGACTGTTGGAACTGTTAGACGAAGGAGCGCTCAAACCCGCACTAATTCTTGGTTTTCCAGTGGGATTTGTCGGAGCCGCAGAATCGAAAGCGGAACTTGCGGCAAACAGTCGGGGTGTACCGTTTATAACGCTGCATGGACGACGAGGAGGAAGTGCGATCGCAGCCGCAGCAATCAACGCTTTAGCAAAACGAGAGGAGATATAA
- a CDS encoding unnamed protein product (similar to AA sequence:cyanobase_aa:LBDG_53930): protein MSWLAASNPCPGLFYGTPAQDGTLIRIRIPGGILNRNQAIAVLDLADRWSTPMIQVTNRANLQFRAVTSIPSPEVYSTLQSVGLAAKQPELDHLRNVMASPTAGIDPDEIIDIRSIVQEIDQYIQNTPELTGLPPKFSIGIDGGGAVGIGARSEAKWQHRYNEIQLSAISRDRFKLTLGSNRQFYETNVETSDCLSAIAALTQTYLDYVQQFQKPKKPRMRDLLRDWGIEGFLSRVSFEFKHSNTPIPESRPQHLGIHSQKQSDRSYIGFALKLGWISIGQLKELIQLAETHGSGELRLTPWQSILLPNIPTVHTSIVLTKIQSLELSTNPIDSAIVACAGKPGCASSETHTQSHALELMHLLDRSINIHMTGCSKGCAQPSPAEITLLGTTIQGVEAYSLFAGDRSLTDRPIPASDLSSIAHFINTFHD, encoded by the coding sequence ATGAGTTGGTTGGCGGCATCAAATCCTTGTCCTGGTCTGTTTTATGGGACTCCTGCACAAGATGGCACATTGATTCGGATTCGGATTCCAGGTGGAATTTTGAATCGAAATCAAGCGATCGCAGTTCTCGATCTTGCCGATCGCTGGAGTACTCCCATGATTCAAGTCACGAATCGGGCAAATCTTCAATTTCGAGCCGTAACATCGATTCCCTCTCCCGAAGTTTATTCAACGCTACAATCGGTTGGATTAGCAGCAAAACAACCTGAGTTAGATCATCTGCGAAACGTGATGGCAAGTCCAACCGCAGGGATTGATCCAGATGAGATTATCGATATTCGATCGATCGTTCAAGAGATTGATCAATACATCCAAAACACGCCAGAATTAACCGGATTACCTCCAAAGTTTAGTATTGGGATTGATGGAGGTGGAGCAGTCGGAATTGGAGCAAGATCGGAAGCGAAATGGCAGCATCGATACAATGAAATTCAACTATCAGCCATCAGTCGCGATCGATTCAAGCTCACACTCGGAAGTAATCGACAGTTCTATGAAACGAATGTAGAAACCTCAGATTGTTTGAGTGCGATCGCAGCTTTGACGCAGACCTATTTAGATTATGTTCAACAGTTTCAAAAACCAAAGAAACCTCGAATGCGAGACTTGTTGCGCGATTGGGGAATTGAAGGTTTTTTGAGTCGAGTTTCCTTTGAATTTAAACACTCAAACACTCCAATTCCAGAATCAAGACCGCAACATTTAGGAATTCATTCTCAGAAACAATCGGACCGTTCCTACATTGGATTTGCATTGAAATTGGGATGGATATCGATCGGGCAATTAAAAGAACTAATCCAACTTGCTGAAACTCATGGATCTGGAGAACTTCGACTCACACCCTGGCAGTCTATTTTGCTTCCGAACATTCCAACCGTACACACTTCGATCGTTCTCACCAAAATTCAATCCTTAGAACTCTCTACCAATCCAATCGATTCCGCCATTGTTGCCTGTGCAGGAAAACCGGGCTGTGCATCTTCAGAAACACACACTCAATCTCATGCTCTTGAATTAATGCACTTGCTCGATCGTTCTATTAACATTCACATGACTGGCTGTTCCAAAGGATGTGCTCAACCCAGTCCCGCAGAGATCACACTACTTGGAACCACAATACAGGGTGTCGAAGCTTATTCGCTGTTTGCAGGAGATCGTTCATTAACCGATCGACCCATTCCAGCGAGTGACCTTTCCTCGATCGCGCATTTCATCAACACGTTTCATGATTGA
- a CDS encoding AAA ATPase central domain protein (similar to AA sequence:cyanobase_aa:PCC8801_1283), translating into MNSRFLKQEANTLYKALSPLLSLDRRFAEVIVRDLARLVQQCARGHGKVQSAELLAFLVVYALVKQDAEKLNVAINLWETSERNQHEKTTLQLILELTQDQSEAFLLPSIMNQLDEEKGTNHLGTTVNAIYKFAQAIVKADGTVSLQDLETLSQIWQRLHEYRSLKNYEAGFAAISKSDSSDNPEQILEQALAELNDLIGMENIKEEVRTLANFLKVQKIRVDRGLAKTSVSLHAVFCGPPGTGKTTVARLMSRIFHGLEFLNKGHLIETDRSGMVAGYVGQTANKVDELVNSALDGVLFIDEAYALVPEESGRDFGQEAIDVLLKRMEDYRDRLVVIVAGYTDEMATFIESNPGLESRFNRYFYFNHYQPEELLAIFEKMCEKSHFKLSNEAREKLRSVFEDLYVKREKTFGNARLVRNLFERIIERQANRLAVLNSLSDETLTTLLPEDIPPQVGSRFAGSERSIS; encoded by the coding sequence ATGAATTCTAGATTTCTGAAGCAGGAAGCTAACACACTTTACAAAGCACTCTCGCCGCTATTGTCGCTCGATCGACGATTTGCAGAGGTGATTGTACGGGATTTGGCTCGATTGGTGCAGCAGTGTGCACGAGGACATGGGAAAGTTCAATCCGCCGAATTGCTCGCGTTTCTTGTGGTGTATGCGCTCGTGAAGCAGGATGCCGAAAAACTTAATGTAGCAATTAATCTTTGGGAGACTTCGGAGCGAAATCAGCACGAAAAAACGACGCTGCAACTTATTTTAGAGTTGACTCAGGATCAGTCTGAAGCGTTTTTATTACCTTCGATCATGAATCAATTGGATGAAGAGAAAGGAACGAATCATCTGGGTACGACGGTGAATGCAATTTACAAATTTGCTCAAGCGATCGTGAAAGCAGATGGAACTGTGAGCTTGCAAGATTTAGAGACGCTTTCACAAATTTGGCAACGACTTCATGAGTATCGATCGCTGAAAAACTATGAGGCAGGATTCGCAGCAATTTCAAAATCCGATTCTTCAGATAATCCTGAGCAAATCTTAGAACAAGCATTAGCTGAATTGAATGATTTGATTGGGATGGAAAACATTAAAGAAGAAGTGCGAACACTGGCGAATTTTCTCAAAGTACAAAAGATTCGCGTCGATCGCGGTTTAGCTAAAACTTCTGTTTCCCTTCATGCGGTATTCTGTGGACCTCCAGGAACCGGAAAAACAACGGTGGCAAGATTGATGAGCCGAATTTTTCACGGGTTAGAATTTCTCAATAAAGGACATTTGATCGAAACCGATCGATCAGGAATGGTTGCAGGATACGTTGGACAGACTGCGAACAAAGTCGATGAATTAGTCAATTCTGCACTTGACGGAGTGTTGTTTATTGATGAAGCTTATGCGTTAGTACCCGAAGAATCCGGGCGAGATTTTGGTCAAGAAGCGATCGACGTTTTGCTCAAACGCATGGAAGATTATCGCGATCGATTAGTGGTGATCGTGGCAGGATATACCGATGAAATGGCGACCTTTATTGAATCGAATCCGGGTTTAGAATCGCGATTTAATCGTTACTTTTATTTCAATCATTATCAGCCTGAAGAATTGTTGGCAATTTTTGAAAAGATGTGCGAGAAAAGTCACTTCAAACTCTCGAATGAAGCACGAGAAAAACTACGATCGGTATTTGAAGATCTTTACGTGAAGCGAGAGAAAACCTTTGGAAATGCAAGATTAGTTCGGAATTTATTTGAACGAATTATTGAACGACAAGCGAATCGACTCGCGGTTCTAAATTCACTGAGCGATGAAACATTAACAACACTTTTGCCCGAAGATATTCCGCCTCAAGTGGGAAGCCGATTTGCAGGTTCGGAACGATCGATTTCTTAA
- a CDS encoding helicase domain protein (similar to AA sequence:cyanobase_aa:Cyan7425_5359) — translation MTVIQAIPEQGQLVKVRQRQYVVTDVRQTTLPTSPILRPTTVAQHLVSLSSIEDDGLGEELQVIWQLEPGTQVFERVELPKPTGFDDPAKLDAFLDAVRWGAASSADIRTIQAPFRSGIDIEDYQLDPVVRAIQMPRVNLLIADDVGLGKTIEAGLVAQELIIRHRCRRILIVCPSSLQIQWRDQMRDKFGLDFRIVDSALMKELRRKRGIHVNPWVHFPRLITSIDFLKRDRPLRLFREILPSEGESIYPRRFDLLIVDEAHNVAPSGSGQYAIDSQRTATIRQIVPHFEHKLFLTATPHNGYPESFTALLELLDTQRFARGVNPDRNQLQVVMVRRLKQEMKDFDGMPMFPGRKLEAIAVDYPQAERQVHAALKRYTELRTKGVNDNVEKYATEFVLKLLKKRLFSSPEAFFTTLTQHRESLTTARRRQALTTKPTEGILRRQLEQVEEEYADDELYDAATDESIENTSRLFRLLTTEEQDLLNEMLQWADIASRQPDAKATELLNWINTIIRPNEVWSNERVIIFTEYRATQKWLYNLMAVRGLVQGDRLMTLYGGMNSDDREFVKAAFQTHPDVSPVRILLATDAASEGLDLQNFCSRLIHYEIPWNPNRMEQRNGRIDRHGQRSSEVRIYHFVGKDYQEQSANSIRPGDLEGDLEFLMRAALKVNNIREDLGKVGPVIASQVEEAMLGRRVTLDTSKAERESEPVRRMLKFERKVRDQIEKLREQLHETREKLRLTPENIESVVRIGLELADQPALIDAEIDGIRAFHLPQLKNSWAVCAEGLEHPHTKEIRPIVFDPDAAHGRDDVVLAHLNHRLVQMCLRLLRAEVWSTEGRKQLHRVTARVVSSKSGLETPAVVAYGRLVILGSDQQRLHEEVIVAGGVLKEGRFSRSGVMKLQAALSAIVDRTVPETMQERLAQMWDQYADSLMQALEARKEERSTSLQRDLHDRAEKEVADITAILTELQNSILAELEEPQIEQLEIFSNPEREQFERNMNSLRARAEQIPKEIEQETAIIRKRFENPTARLFPLAVTFLVPQKIIRS, via the coding sequence ATGACTGTGATCCAAGCCATTCCAGAGCAAGGTCAGCTAGTCAAAGTTCGGCAACGTCAGTATGTGGTCACTGATGTTCGTCAGACCACGTTACCGACTAGCCCTATTTTGCGTCCAACTACCGTGGCTCAGCATCTCGTTTCACTTTCCTCGATCGAGGATGATGGTTTGGGCGAAGAGCTTCAAGTGATTTGGCAGTTAGAGCCTGGAACACAAGTCTTTGAACGGGTGGAATTGCCAAAACCGACGGGGTTTGATGATCCTGCGAAACTGGATGCGTTTCTGGATGCAGTGCGTTGGGGTGCAGCTTCATCTGCGGATATTCGGACAATTCAAGCACCCTTTCGGAGTGGGATTGATATTGAGGACTATCAGCTTGATCCCGTGGTCAGAGCCATTCAGATGCCGCGTGTGAATTTACTGATTGCGGATGATGTTGGATTGGGGAAAACGATCGAAGCAGGGTTAGTCGCTCAAGAGTTGATCATTCGGCATCGATGTCGGCGGATTTTGATTGTGTGTCCGTCTTCGCTTCAGATTCAGTGGCGCGATCAGATGCGTGATAAATTTGGGCTGGATTTTCGGATCGTGGATAGTGCTTTGATGAAAGAGCTACGACGAAAACGGGGAATTCATGTCAATCCGTGGGTTCATTTTCCGCGATTGATTACCTCGATCGATTTTCTCAAGCGCGATCGACCTTTGAGATTATTTCGCGAAATTCTTCCGAGTGAAGGTGAATCAATCTATCCGCGTCGCTTCGATTTGCTGATTGTGGATGAAGCGCATAATGTCGCTCCGTCTGGAAGCGGGCAGTACGCGATCGATTCTCAACGCACTGCCACCATTCGTCAGATTGTGCCGCATTTTGAACATAAGCTATTTCTAACGGCAACTCCACACAATGGCTATCCAGAGAGTTTTACTGCATTGCTTGAGTTGTTAGATACTCAACGATTTGCTAGAGGCGTAAATCCCGATCGTAACCAGCTACAAGTAGTCATGGTGCGGCGGTTGAAACAGGAAATGAAAGATTTTGATGGGATGCCAATGTTTCCGGGTCGCAAATTGGAAGCGATCGCGGTTGATTATCCCCAAGCAGAACGGCAAGTCCATGCAGCACTAAAGCGATACACCGAACTGCGAACGAAAGGCGTAAATGACAATGTAGAAAAGTATGCGACGGAATTTGTATTAAAGCTATTGAAAAAACGGCTCTTTTCCTCACCAGAAGCATTCTTTACTACTTTGACTCAGCATCGAGAATCTTTGACTACTGCTCGTCGTCGTCAAGCTTTAACGACTAAACCGACTGAGGGCATTTTGCGACGGCAACTAGAGCAAGTTGAAGAAGAATATGCAGATGATGAACTATACGATGCTGCGACTGATGAATCGATCGAGAATACAAGTCGATTGTTTCGCTTATTAACCACTGAAGAACAAGACTTGCTAAATGAAATGCTTCAGTGGGCGGACATTGCATCAAGACAACCGGATGCAAAAGCGACTGAACTATTGAACTGGATCAATACAATTATTCGTCCCAACGAAGTCTGGTCAAATGAACGAGTGATCATTTTTACAGAGTATCGAGCAACGCAAAAGTGGCTCTATAACTTGATGGCAGTACGAGGATTAGTTCAAGGCGATCGTCTAATGACCCTTTATGGTGGGATGAATTCTGACGATCGAGAATTCGTCAAAGCCGCGTTCCAAACTCATCCTGATGTTTCACCAGTTCGGATTCTACTCGCGACTGATGCGGCTTCAGAAGGATTGGACTTACAGAATTTCTGTTCGCGATTGATTCACTATGAGATTCCTTGGAACCCGAATCGGATGGAGCAACGGAACGGGAGAATCGATCGACATGGACAGCGATCGAGTGAAGTACGAATCTATCACTTTGTTGGAAAAGACTATCAGGAACAGTCTGCAAATAGCATTCGACCTGGAGATTTAGAAGGCGATTTAGAGTTTCTGATGCGGGCAGCGCTGAAAGTCAACAACATTCGAGAAGACTTAGGAAAAGTCGGTCCAGTGATCGCATCTCAGGTCGAAGAAGCAATGTTGGGACGACGGGTGACACTTGATACTTCTAAGGCGGAACGGGAATCGGAACCTGTACGCAGAATGTTAAAGTTTGAACGGAAGGTGCGAGATCAAATTGAAAAGCTCAGAGAGCAACTGCATGAAACACGAGAAAAGCTGCGATTGACTCCAGAGAACATTGAATCAGTGGTACGGATTGGATTGGAATTAGCAGATCAGCCTGCTTTGATCGATGCTGAGATAGATGGGATTCGAGCGTTTCATCTGCCGCAATTGAAGAATAGTTGGGCGGTTTGTGCAGAGGGATTAGAACATCCGCATACGAAAGAGATTCGCCCGATCGTATTTGATCCAGATGCAGCACATGGACGGGATGATGTCGTCTTAGCACACTTGAATCATCGTTTAGTCCAGATGTGTCTTCGATTGCTGCGGGCGGAAGTCTGGTCTACAGAGGGCAGAAAACAATTGCATCGGGTCACGGCTCGTGTGGTTTCCTCGAAGTCGGGGTTAGAGACTCCCGCAGTAGTGGCGTATGGACGATTAGTGATTTTAGGCAGTGATCAACAGCGATTACATGAAGAAGTGATTGTAGCTGGAGGCGTATTGAAAGAAGGGCGATTTAGTCGATCGGGAGTGATGAAACTGCAAGCGGCATTGAGCGCGATCGTCGATCGAACTGTTCCCGAAACGATGCAAGAGAGACTGGCTCAGATGTGGGATCAGTATGCGGATTCATTGATGCAGGCATTGGAAGCGAGAAAAGAAGAGCGATCGACCAGTTTGCAAAGAGATTTACACGATCGAGCAGAGAAGGAAGTTGCAGATATTACTGCGATTCTGACGGAGCTACAGAACAGCATTCTTGCCGAATTAGAGGAACCCCAAATCGAGCAGCTAGAGATTTTTAGTAATCCAGAGCGGGAACAGTTTGAGCGAAATATGAATAGCTTGAGAGCGAGAGCAGAACAGATTCCGAAAGAGATCGAGCAAGAAACGGCGATCATTCGGAAACGATTTGAGAATCCAACGGCGCGATTATTTCCTTTAGCGGTTACTTTTCTGGTTCCGCAAAAAATAATCCGCTCCTAG
- a CDS encoding hypothetical protein (similar to AA sequence:cyanobase_aa:Cyan7425_5357), with protein sequence MQKTRAFAILAPVPEMHLISGLEAIAAQLDSDDLASDQLPKVAFGSMDFELFAEVEKARSGKAIEVLIYASHAKGDQPLNPEVTWRGLYVGYVPSRRGRYPGKSIHRPPSTATDSPTWAGFWEVQELERLKTAIPIAKLRGKNKKTNYQARFIPEGPVLIEFP encoded by the coding sequence ATGCAAAAGACCCGTGCCTTCGCGATCCTTGCCCCCGTTCCAGAGATGCACTTGATTTCTGGATTAGAAGCGATCGCGGCTCAACTCGATTCTGATGACCTTGCTTCGGATCAGTTACCGAAGGTGGCTTTCGGCAGTATGGATTTTGAATTGTTCGCTGAAGTCGAGAAAGCACGATCGGGAAAAGCGATCGAGGTTTTGATCTATGCGTCTCATGCGAAAGGGGATCAACCGTTGAATCCGGAGGTGACTTGGCGCGGATTGTATGTCGGCTATGTGCCATCGCGGCGGGGACGGTATCCCGGAAAATCGATTCATCGTCCCCCATCGACTGCGACAGATAGTCCGACTTGGGCAGGATTTTGGGAAGTTCAGGAATTAGAGCGGCTGAAGACTGCGATTCCGATCGCAAAATTGCGAGGTAAAAATAAAAAGACGAACTATCAAGCTCGATTTATTCCCGAAGGTCCTGTTCTGATTGAATTCCCCTAA
- a CDS encoding hypothetical protein (conserved hypothetical protein;~similar to AA sequence:cyanobase_aa:AM1_A0223), translated as METIAVHAQSLVYSLLCLMPSAYQKASLNALFGLFLEALGHPLPQSTQVKSASSLSRFLNHYSWSTRSVIRATRKAIFDQLRQHPSRRDLPLRVLIDLTTLEKCGKFLHLSTPTQNPDAPDPWVRMLNSKRGLHLVVLYLNLGNWRIPWSFRVWRGKGQASPAQLACKLLATVPTDLAAGAPVIVLADTEFGTIDFLKAVKHRRWRAVVGMRCTRKLQDGRNLKQLYRHNRRGAQIKLDGIDFPLTVSWFWLRLADGKRELRFVVSTYPYSGVYLVRLGRKRWAIEAFFKTIKHRFGLHRFGQSTKQGVYRWLILALIAYLLVHWIYQSSLLPQLDWKVASDLALSILFPSVLWFQFLRYLQEAVPIAAGYQFEIVLKSLPNPAYQEWCKI; from the coding sequence ATGGAAACCATCGCTGTACACGCCCAATCGCTAGTTTATAGTCTTCTCTGCTTGATGCCTAGTGCCTACCAAAAAGCCAGTTTGAATGCGCTGTTCGGGCTATTTCTCGAAGCGCTGGGACATCCATTGCCTCAATCCACTCAGGTGAAATCAGCCAGTTCGCTCAGCCGATTTTTGAACCATTACTCGTGGTCTACGCGCAGCGTGATTCGCGCCACCCGCAAAGCGATCTTCGACCAACTGAGGCAGCATCCGTCGCGCAGAGACCTGCCGCTGCGGGTACTCATCGATCTGACAACCTTGGAGAAATGTGGCAAGTTCTTGCATCTGAGTACCCCGACCCAAAACCCGGATGCGCCTGACCCTTGGGTACGAATGCTGAATAGCAAGCGGGGACTACATTTGGTCGTGTTGTATCTCAACCTTGGCAATTGGCGCATCCCGTGGAGTTTTCGAGTCTGGCGAGGCAAGGGGCAGGCAAGTCCGGCTCAGTTAGCCTGTAAGTTACTGGCAACTGTGCCCACTGACTTGGCAGCGGGTGCGCCTGTGATTGTGCTCGCTGACACTGAGTTTGGCACGATTGACTTTCTCAAAGCAGTCAAGCATCGACGTTGGCGAGCGGTGGTCGGAATGCGCTGCACCCGCAAATTACAAGATGGGCGTAATCTCAAACAGCTTTATCGCCACAATCGGCGAGGAGCGCAGATCAAGCTTGATGGCATTGACTTCCCACTGACTGTCTCCTGGTTCTGGCTCAGACTCGCTGATGGCAAACGAGAACTGCGTTTTGTGGTTTCGACCTATCCTTACTCTGGAGTCTACCTCGTGCGCTTGGGGCGCAAGCGGTGGGCAATTGAAGCCTTCTTCAAAACCATCAAGCATCGCTTTGGTCTGCATCGCTTTGGTCAATCGACAAAGCAGGGGGTCTATCGTTGGTTAATTCTGGCTCTGATTGCCTATCTCCTCGTTCATTGGATTTACCAAAGTTCGTTGCTCCCTCAACTCGATTGGAAGGTTGCCAGTGATTTAGCTTTGTCAATTTTGTTTCCTTCTGTGCTGTGGTTCCAGTTTCTCCGATATCTCCAAGAAGCAGTTCCGATTGCTGCTGGCTATCAGTTTGAGATTGTTCTCAAGTCGCTACCCAATCCCGCTTATCAGGAATGGTGCAAGATCTGA